A portion of the Pseudomonas sp. GR 6-02 genome contains these proteins:
- a CDS encoding aldo/keto reductase has protein sequence MQNNRLGSSDFLISPIGLGTWAIAGTGWEYSWGAQDDKDSLGALEYAVERGVNWIDTAAVYGLGHAEQLVGQLLRRVPASRRPLVFTKGSLVWDPVTKKISHSLAPQSLLAEIDASLRRLQVETIDLYQIHWPAFPADASSEGIEVALSALAAARDQGKIRAIGVSNFDVAQLKRAQAVTEIVSLQPPYSALMRDIEQDVLPFCEQAGMGVLAYSTLQSGLLSGSMTRERISQLPEDDWRKARSADFQEPRLSANLALVDVMARIGERHGVSAAAVAIAWVLRKPVVTGAIVGARHRAQVDGLIAALELRLSAAEIDEIRPFLPAGMGTNVPGAA, from the coding sequence ATGCAAAACAATCGTCTTGGATCATCGGATTTTCTGATTTCACCGATTGGCCTGGGAACCTGGGCAATCGCCGGCACCGGCTGGGAGTACAGTTGGGGAGCGCAGGATGACAAGGACAGCCTGGGCGCACTTGAATATGCCGTCGAACGCGGCGTGAACTGGATTGACACCGCTGCGGTTTATGGCTTGGGCCATGCAGAGCAATTGGTGGGGCAATTGCTGCGGCGGGTGCCGGCGTCACGGCGTCCTTTGGTGTTCACCAAAGGCAGTTTGGTCTGGGACCCGGTCACGAAGAAGATTTCGCATTCACTGGCCCCTCAATCCTTGCTCGCCGAGATCGACGCAAGCTTGCGCCGGCTTCAAGTCGAGACGATCGATCTTTATCAGATCCACTGGCCTGCTTTTCCTGCCGACGCCAGCAGTGAAGGCATTGAAGTGGCGCTTTCGGCTTTGGCCGCCGCGCGCGATCAAGGAAAGATCCGCGCGATTGGTGTATCGAATTTCGATGTCGCTCAACTCAAGCGGGCGCAGGCGGTGACAGAGATCGTTTCGCTCCAACCGCCATACTCAGCCTTGATGCGGGACATCGAGCAGGACGTTCTGCCATTCTGTGAGCAGGCCGGGATGGGTGTGCTTGCCTATTCCACGCTTCAATCAGGGCTGCTTTCCGGCAGCATGACGCGCGAACGCATCTCGCAACTGCCCGAAGACGATTGGCGCAAGGCCCGAAGTGCTGATTTCCAGGAGCCCCGTTTGAGTGCGAACCTGGCATTGGTTGACGTCATGGCACGTATTGGAGAAAGGCACGGGGTGAGCGCTGCTGCGGTCGCCATCGCCTGGGTACTTCGCAAACCGGTCGTGACGGGCGCCATTGTCGGAGCCCGCCATCGTGCGCAAGTAGACGGGCTGATTGCAGCCCTGGAGTTGCGCCTCAGCGCTGCGGAAATCGATGAAATTCGACCGTTCCTGCCGGCGGGCATGGGAACGAATGTCCCTGGTGCCGCCTGA